CGCGAATCACGACCCACGAGGGATCGAACTCGAAGCGGCCCATGCTGAACTTGGGGCTGGAGGGATACGCGTGGTGGTTGTTGTGCAGGCTCTCGCCGCCGGTGAGCCACGCGAGCACGCGCAGGTTCGTGGCCGAGTTGTTGCCGAAGTTCTTGCGGCCCCACCAGTGGCCGAGGCCGTTGATGGACGGAGCCAGCACGAAGACGTAGAGCACGAAGTGGGTCGCCGCGAGCAGCAGGCCCCACGCGGGGCCCAGCACCAGCATGGCGGCGGCGATGCCGATGACGCCGCCGAGCGTGCCCTTGTTGAAGAGCACCCGGTCCCAGATGTCGTCGCGGATGTCCTTCGCCCAGCGGGCCAGGGTCTCCGGGTTGCGGGCCTCGCGGACGTAGTAGTAGACGTTCCAGAGCTGGATCTTCCAGAAGCCGTGGACCAGCGGGCTGTGCGGGTCCTTCTCGGTATCGGTGAAGGCGTGGTGCTTGCGATGCACGGCCACCCATTCGCGACGGTTCTGGCCGGTGGTGAACCAGAGGACGAAGCGGAAGACCCAGTCCGCGAGCGGATGCAGCTTGAGCGCGCGGTGCGCGAGGCCGCGGTGCAGGTACACGGAGGTCGCGATGACGGCCGCCTGCGTCACCAGGAGCGTCGCAAACAGATAGAGAAGCGGTCGAATCACCGATGGTTCTCCTTGGTTGTTAGTACGTGAGCACTCGGGGAACGTCGGGCGCTTCCGCCAGCGTCCGGCACTGAGCAAAGGCTAACACACTCTCGAAATCTTAGGCTAGGCAAACATGGCCTACGCGACGGTCTTGGGGTCGAGCAGGTCGCGCAGGCCGTCGCCCAGCAGGTTCAGGCCCAGCACGGTCAGGGCGATGGCGCCGCCCGGGAAGATGGCGTACCAGGGATTCATGCCGAGGAAGGCCTGCGCCTCCTTCAGCATGAGGCCCCACGAGGGGTTG
This Candidatus Methylomirabilota bacterium DNA region includes the following protein-coding sequences:
- a CDS encoding fatty acid desaturase gives rise to the protein MIRPLLYLFATLLVTQAAVIATSVYLHRGLAHRALKLHPLADWVFRFVLWFTTGQNRREWVAVHRKHHAFTDTEKDPHSPLVHGFWKIQLWNVYYYVREARNPETLARWAKDIRDDIWDRVLFNKGTLGGVIGIAAAMLVLGPAWGLLLAATHFVLYVFVLAPSINGLGHWWGRKNFGNNSATNLRVLAWLTGGESLHNNHHAYPSSPKFSMGRFEFDPSWVVIRVLMLLRLARLVGDKVKLAA
- a CDS encoding ABC transporter permease, with protein sequence NPSWGLMLKEAQAFLGMNPWYAIFPGGAIALTVLGLNLLGDGLRDLLDPKTVA